The proteins below are encoded in one region of Streptomyces roseirectus:
- a CDS encoding aminoglycoside N(3)-acetyltransferase, whose protein sequence is MPTPPVTGPLVTRASLADDLRALGVKEGETLLVHSSLSSLGWVNGGAPAVVQALLDALGPAGTLTVPTQSGDLTDPAHWQSPPVPESWWDEIRATMPPYDPRTTPTRGMGAIPEAVRTWPGALRSAHPHTSFAAIGPHAAHLTADHALDCQLGERSPLARLESLDARVLLLGTGYDSCTAFHLAEYRIPAPLATQGHPTPDGWRAFTDVALDSDDFATLGHAYERDRPVTRGQAGAAPCRLFPVRDAVAYAEHWLKLHRP, encoded by the coding sequence ATGCCCACACCCCCTGTCACCGGCCCACTCGTCACCCGCGCGAGCCTCGCGGACGACCTTCGCGCGCTCGGCGTGAAAGAGGGCGAGACCCTGCTCGTCCACTCCTCCCTCAGCTCCCTGGGCTGGGTCAACGGCGGCGCGCCGGCCGTCGTCCAGGCCCTCCTCGACGCGCTCGGCCCCGCCGGCACCCTGACCGTCCCGACCCAGTCCGGCGACCTCACCGACCCGGCGCACTGGCAGAGCCCGCCGGTCCCGGAGTCCTGGTGGGACGAGATCCGGGCGACGATGCCGCCCTACGACCCCCGCACCACCCCCACCCGGGGCATGGGGGCCATTCCCGAGGCCGTCCGCACCTGGCCCGGCGCCCTCCGCAGCGCCCATCCGCACACGTCCTTCGCGGCCATCGGCCCGCACGCGGCGCACCTCACCGCCGACCACGCCCTCGACTGCCAACTGGGCGAGCGCAGCCCCCTGGCCCGCCTCGAATCGCTCGACGCCCGCGTCCTCCTGCTGGGCACCGGCTACGACTCCTGCACCGCCTTCCACCTCGCCGAATACCGGATCCCCGCACCCCTCGCGACCCAAGGCCACCCCACCCCCGACGGCTGGCGCGCCTTCACCGACGTGGCCCTCGACAGCGATGACTTCGCCACCCTCGGCCACGCCTACGAACGCGACCGCCCGGTCACCCGGGGACAGGCGGGCGCGGCCCCGTGCCGACTCTTCCCCGTCCGTGACGCGGTCGCCTACGCGGAGCACTGGCTGAAGCTTCACCGCCCGTAG
- a CDS encoding helix-turn-helix transcriptional regulator, with translation MKNVGEAPQEELATGERSTRNRVARSILDHGPSTVAELATRLGLTQAAVRRHLDALTADSVVEPREQRVYGARTRGRPAKVFVLTDCGRDAFDQSYDTLAADALRWIAEREGGEEAVAAFARARVAAQAPAYRRAIAGVPPEKRAEALAKALSADGYAATARSAPVGEQLCQHHCPVAHVAEQFPQLCEAETEFFAKLLGTHVQRLATIAHGDGVCTTFIPRNSHQDSHQNSHPDFSHNASASTAGRNPA, from the coding sequence GTGAAAAACGTCGGCGAGGCTCCGCAGGAGGAACTCGCGACCGGTGAGCGCTCCACCCGCAACCGCGTCGCGCGGTCGATCCTGGACCACGGTCCGTCCACCGTCGCCGAGCTGGCGACGCGCCTCGGCCTTACCCAGGCCGCCGTCCGCAGACACCTGGACGCGCTGACCGCCGACTCCGTCGTGGAACCCCGTGAACAGCGCGTCTACGGCGCCCGCACCCGCGGCCGGCCCGCGAAGGTGTTCGTCCTGACCGACTGCGGCCGGGACGCCTTCGACCAGTCGTACGACACCCTCGCCGCCGACGCCCTGCGCTGGATCGCCGAACGCGAGGGCGGCGAGGAGGCCGTCGCCGCGTTCGCCCGCGCCCGCGTCGCCGCTCAGGCCCCCGCCTACCGCAGGGCGATCGCCGGGGTCCCGCCCGAGAAGCGCGCGGAAGCCCTGGCCAAGGCCCTCTCGGCGGACGGGTACGCTGCTACGGCGCGCAGCGCGCCCGTGGGTGAGCAACTGTGTCAGCACCACTGCCCCGTGGCGCACGTCGCGGAACAGTTCCCCCAGCTGTGCGAGGCGGAGACGGAGTTCTTCGCGAAGCTGCTGGGCACCCACGTCCAGCGGCTGGCGACGATCGCCCACGGCGACGGCGTGTGCACGACGTTCATCCCCAGGAATTCCCACCAGGATTCCCACCAGAATTCCCACCCCGATTTTTCCCACAACGCATCAGCAAGCACGGCCGGGAGGAACCCCGCATGA
- the sufB gene encoding Fe-S cluster assembly protein SufB — protein sequence MTTETAHPELEGLGKYEYGWADSDEAGAAAKRGLNEDVVLDISGKKSEPEWMTKLRLKGLKLFEKKPMPNWGSDLSGIDFDNIKYFVRSTEKQAESWEDLPEDIKNTYDKLGIPEAEKQRLVAGVAAQYESEVVYHQIREDLEEQGVIFLDTDTALKEHPELFKEYFGTVIPAGDNKFAALNTAVWSGGSFIYVPKGVHVEIPLQAYFRINTENMGQFERTLIIVDEDAYVHYVEGCTAPIYKSDSLHSAVVEIIVKKGARCRYTTIQNWSNNVYNLVTKRAVAYEGATMEWVDGNIGSKVTMKYPAVYLMGEHAKGETLSIAFAGEGQHQDAGAKMVHMAPNTSSNIVSKSVARGGGRTSYRGLIEIGEGAPGSKSNVLCDALLVDTISRSDTYPYVDVREDDVSMGHEATVSKVSEDQLFYLMSRGLSEDEAMAMIVRGFVEPIAKELPMEYALELNRLIELQMEGAVG from the coding sequence ATGACCACGGAGACTGCCCACCCCGAACTTGAGGGCCTGGGCAAGTACGAATACGGCTGGGCCGACTCCGACGAGGCCGGTGCCGCTGCCAAGCGCGGGCTGAACGAGGATGTCGTCCTCGACATCTCCGGCAAGAAGTCCGAGCCCGAGTGGATGACCAAGCTCCGCCTCAAGGGCCTCAAGCTCTTCGAGAAGAAGCCCATGCCGAACTGGGGCTCCGACCTCTCCGGCATCGACTTCGACAACATCAAGTACTTCGTGCGCTCCACGGAGAAGCAGGCGGAGTCCTGGGAGGACCTGCCCGAGGACATCAAGAACACCTACGACAAGCTCGGCATCCCCGAGGCGGAGAAGCAGCGCCTCGTCGCCGGCGTCGCCGCGCAGTACGAGTCGGAGGTCGTCTACCACCAGATCCGCGAGGACCTGGAGGAACAGGGCGTCATCTTCCTCGACACCGACACCGCGCTGAAGGAGCACCCGGAGCTCTTCAAGGAGTACTTCGGGACGGTCATCCCGGCCGGCGACAACAAGTTCGCCGCGCTCAACACGGCCGTGTGGTCCGGCGGCTCCTTCATCTACGTGCCGAAGGGCGTGCACGTCGAGATCCCGCTCCAGGCCTACTTCCGGATCAACACCGAGAACATGGGCCAGTTCGAGCGGACGCTGATCATCGTCGACGAGGACGCCTACGTCCACTACGTCGAGGGCTGTACCGCGCCGATCTACAAGTCGGATTCCCTGCACAGCGCGGTCGTCGAGATCATCGTCAAGAAGGGCGCCCGCTGCCGGTACACGACCATCCAGAACTGGTCGAACAACGTCTACAACCTGGTCACCAAGCGCGCCGTCGCCTACGAGGGCGCGACCATGGAGTGGGTCGACGGCAACATCGGCTCCAAGGTGACGATGAAGTACCCGGCCGTCTACCTCATGGGCGAGCACGCCAAGGGCGAGACCCTGTCCATCGCCTTCGCGGGCGAGGGCCAGCACCAGGACGCGGGCGCCAAGATGGTGCACATGGCGCCGAACACGTCGTCCAACATCGTCTCCAAGTCGGTGGCGCGCGGCGGCGGCCGGACCTCCTACCGCGGTCTCATCGAGATCGGCGAGGGCGCGCCGGGCTCGAAGTCCAACGTCCTGTGCGACGCGCTCCTCGTCGACACCATCTCCCGCTCGGACACGTACCCGTACGTCGACGTCCGCGAGGACGACGTGTCCATGGGCCACGAGGCGACCGTCTCCAAGGTCTCCGAGGACCAGCTCTTCTACCTGATGAGCCGGGGCCTGAGCGAGGACGAGGCGATGGCGATGATCGTGCGCGGCTTCGTCGAGCCGATCGCGAAGGAGCTGCCCATGGAGTACGCGCTGGAGCTGAACCGGCTGATCGAGCTGCAGATGGAGGGCGCGGTCGGCTGA
- the sufD gene encoding Fe-S cluster assembly protein SufD, whose translation MAEAQNSPVGSTTAGAIAVAAESTVATRMSAPPSFDVADFPVPHGREEEWRFTPLERLRGLHDGTAVATGEGVKVAVEAPEGVTVELVGRDDPRLGKAGTPVDRVAAQAYSAFERAGVITVPKETVLTEPIRVTVHGEGGTSFGHQVIELGAFAEAVVVIDHTGDAVLGVNVEYVLGDGAKLTVVSVQDWDDKAVHVAQHNALIGRDASFKSVVVTFGGDVVRLHPRVSYAATGGQAELFGLYFTDAGQHQEHRLLVDHNTPHCTSNVVYKGALQGEGAHAVWIGDVLIEAKAEGTDTYEMNRNLVLTDGARVDSVPNLEIETGEIVGAGHASATGRFDDEQLFYLMARGIPADEARRLVVRGFFAELVQQIGVPDIEERLLAKIDAELEASV comes from the coding sequence ATGGCTGAGGCTCAGAACTCCCCGGTGGGCTCCACCACCGCCGGCGCCATCGCGGTGGCCGCCGAGTCCACCGTCGCCACGCGCATGAGCGCCCCGCCCTCCTTCGACGTGGCGGACTTCCCCGTGCCCCACGGGCGCGAGGAGGAGTGGCGGTTCACCCCGCTGGAGCGCCTGCGCGGCCTGCACGACGGCACCGCGGTCGCCACCGGCGAGGGCGTCAAGGTGGCTGTCGAGGCCCCCGAGGGCGTCACCGTCGAGCTGGTCGGCCGTGACGACCCCCGGCTCGGCAAGGCCGGCACGCCCGTCGACCGCGTCGCCGCCCAGGCGTACTCCGCGTTCGAGCGGGCCGGCGTGATCACCGTCCCCAAGGAGACGGTCCTCACCGAGCCGATCCGGGTCACCGTGCACGGCGAGGGCGGCACCAGCTTCGGCCACCAGGTCATCGAGCTGGGCGCGTTCGCCGAGGCCGTCGTCGTCATCGACCACACCGGTGACGCGGTGCTCGGCGTGAACGTCGAGTACGTCCTCGGCGACGGCGCCAAGCTCACCGTCGTCTCCGTCCAGGACTGGGACGACAAGGCCGTCCACGTCGCCCAGCACAACGCGCTGATCGGGCGCGACGCGAGCTTCAAGTCCGTCGTCGTCACCTTCGGCGGCGACGTCGTGCGGCTGCACCCGCGCGTCTCCTACGCCGCGACCGGCGGGCAGGCCGAGCTGTTCGGGCTGTACTTCACCGACGCCGGCCAGCACCAGGAGCACCGCCTCCTGGTCGACCACAACACCCCGCACTGCACCTCGAACGTCGTCTACAAGGGCGCGCTCCAGGGCGAGGGCGCGCACGCCGTCTGGATCGGCGACGTCCTCATCGAGGCCAAGGCCGAGGGCACCGACACCTACGAGATGAACCGCAACCTCGTCCTCACGGACGGCGCGCGGGTCGACTCCGTGCCGAACCTGGAGATCGAGACCGGCGAGATCGTCGGCGCCGGGCACGCCTCCGCGACCGGCCGCTTCGACGACGAGCAGCTGTTCTACCTGATGGCGCGCGGCATCCCGGCCGACGAGGCCCGCCGCCTCGTCGTCCGCGGC